The genomic interval CAAAATTTTCAGAAATATTTTAATATTATTATAGCTATAATTTGCATTCTAAATCAACACAATTTTTAGAATATTTTAATTGTTGCAACAAAATGTTCCGTAAAACATGTATAATAAACTTAGTATTAACAAGGTATTTTCTACTTTCTAACGTCAGTTTTTTATTAAAAAAATATTTATAGATATGGTTAATAGTTGGAAAAGTATATAATTTTTAATTTAGGAGAAAAATATGAACAAATATTTACAATGGTTAATTTGGGTGTTGTTTGCACCTGTTCTCAGTTTAATAATATGGGGATTCAGAACACATACTTGGTCAAATTATATAGATATTTTATTTATTGTAAGTATGATTTTGTTTATTGCAGGATTCGTAGTAATCCTAGTTCAAGATGGGATTTTTGATGCGACAAGCTATGGATTCAGACGTATCCGTTATCAAATGGGAGGAAAAAAGCATCGTAAGGCTTGGGAAGATGATGAATTTATGAACCCTAAGCAAGCAAAAAGAGACTTTTATTTAGTAGAGGCATGGGCAAAAAGAATGACAATTATCAATGCAGTTTTAATTCTTTTATGTTTATGCGCAATATTTACTTTTTAAAAACGGCAACTAGCGTCGCCGTTTTTAATTTATTATTCTTTAACTTGTTGTATCTTCGGCATTTTAAACAGCACGAGATACATTAACGCAAAACCAATTAATACAATTACACCAGTATAAACAGACATCATCCATGGTGTTAAGAATACGCCAATCACTAAACCTAATTGAGAAAGTACTTTTGCAGTAGTAAAACCTAATGAACTGATTGAACTATACACACCTCTAGCATGTTCTGGTGTTAATGCAAATCTTTCTGAGTTATAAATTGGTGAATAAATAATTTCACCAATTGTTGCAATAAATGCAAAAACTAAAATAAAAAATAAGACATTAGCTGATGTGATCATGACATAACCAAAAGTATAACAGAAAATTCCAATCACAAATATTACCTTCTTCGAAAAACTTTCAACCAAACGATTTATATAAAAGGTTAAGAACGCAACTGTGATCGTATTTACAATCATAATTAACGTGAAAATACGTACCCCATCAATTCTAATTCCTAAAAATGATACCGGATCAAATGTTTTTTGGAGACGTACAATGACATATGTATCTAAGCTGGCTTCTGCCATGAATACAAAACTGAATGCGAGCATCAAAATGATATAGGGTTTGTCTTTAAAAGCTTGTACATAGCCATGCAGAAACTTTTTAACTACAGAGTCCAACGAATCATGATTCGCAAATTTTTGTTGTACATCATAAATGAATACAAACACATACCAACTAATTAAATTTGCAGCGAGAAACAAACCAAATAGTAAATGACGATGTTCAGCATACAATGCTGCACCTATCAACATACCGATTGCCATAGCAATATTGTTCATCCAGTAGAAGAAACGGTAAATAAAGTCACGACGTTGAGCTTGAATAGCATCCATAATCGCTGCTTCTAAAATGGGCATTTCAAATGAATTGGTTATGGAAAAAACGAAGAACGTTATACAAAATAATACCAATCCAATACCATGCATATTTACAGTAATTATTAGCAACACTAAACACACTGTATAAATCCCGTGGACAAAACTGATTACTTTTTTACGTTCAAAGTGATCAGAAACATAGCCGCCGATAAATGATACTATAAATCCGATGATAACAGTTGCCATCAAGAAAATACCTGCAAAAACAGCATTAATCATAGTGGTTAGATATAAAGCGATAAAAGGTAAAATCGCAGAACTTGAAAGTGTAAGCAAAAAATCACACAGCATTCTTGCTTTTAATGTTCTAGAAAGTTGATTCAATTGATGCATCGATTTCACCCACCTTTGTTTATGCATTTAGTTTTTTTGATTTAATGCGTTAAATCATTAATTAAAAAGAACATTATTTTTTAATAGTTTATTTCATTATACACATTTAATGCTAATATGGTGTATTCATTTCAGTTTATGATTTTAAAATCTTTATTTCTGTTTTGAATAAAAAGAAAAAAAGCATTTGAAACGATTAAAATAACCGCTTCAAATGCTTATCATTTCTTTATGTCTTAATAGACTATTTTGCCGCTAGTCTTCAAATTTTTTAAATACTAATACAGCATTGTGTCCGCCAAATCCAAGACTATTACTCATCGCATAAGTAATATCTAAATCTTGAGCTTCGTTTGGTACAAAATCTAAATCACATTCTGGATCCGGAGTTACTGCATGAATTGTCGGCGCAACTTTGCTATCACGAATTGATAACGCTGAAAAGATTGCTTCTAAACCGCCTGTTGCCCCTAATAAGTGACCTGTCATTGATTTAGTTGAGCTGACTTTTAAGTTATTTGCTGCATCTCCAAATGTATTTTTAATTGCAAGCACTTCGTTTAAATCACCTACTGGTGTACTAGTACCATGTGCATTTAAATATTGTACATCTGATGGTTGGATGCCTGCATCATCCATAGCTGCTTGCATTGCACGTGAACCACCTTCACCCTCTGGAGCTGGCGCAGTAATATGGTATGCATCACCTGTTGAACCATAACCTACGATTTCTGCATAGATTTCAGCACCGCGTGCTTGTGCTGATTCTAATGATTCAATCACTAAAACACCTGCACCTTCACCCATTACAAAGCCGTCTCGGCCTTCTTGGAATGGACGACAAGCTGTTTCTTTATCATCATTAGTAGAAAGCGCTCTGCTGGCACTGAAACCTGCAATAGCCATATGTGTAATTGGCGCTTCACTACCGCCAGTAACCATAGCATCTGCATCGCCACGTTGAATGATTTTAAAAGCTTCACCAATTGAGTTAGTACCTGTTGCACAAGCTGTAACAGTAGAACCATTCGGGCCTTTTGCACCTAAATCGATAGAAACTTGTCCAGTAGCCATATCAGGAATCAACATTGGTACAAAGAATGGGCTGACACGACGAGGACCGCGATTAAGCAATTGGCTATGTGCAACTTCGAATGTTTCCATTCCACCGATACCTGAACCAATCCATACACCGATTCTATCTGCATTCGCATCGTTGATTTCTAACTTAGCATCTTTAACCGCTTCACGTGCAGCAACGACTGCATATTGTGTAAAACGATCCATACGACGCGCTTCTTTTTTCTCAATATAGTCTTCAATATTAAAATCTTTTAATTCTCCGCCTAAATGAACATTGTAATCAGATGTATCGATGCGTGTAATTTCATCAATACCATTAACACCGTTCAAGGCATTTTCCCATGAAGTTTTCGCATCATTACCTAGTGGAGATAATGCGCCTAGTCCTGTAATTACAACGCGTTGCTCTTTGCTCATACTTTATCCTCCTATTTTCCCCATCTTAGTGTAATTGCGCCCCAAGTCAGGCCGCCGCCGAATCCAACTAGAACCAAGACGTCGTCATCTTTGATTCTGCCGTTTTCAAGTTCTTGGCCGATACTTAACGGAATAGAAGCCGCCGAAGTATTACCATATTTATTCACTGAAACGCTCATTTTTTCTTTAGGGATTCCTAAACGTTCTCGAGCTGATTCCATAATTCTGATATTCGCTTGGTGTGGAACAAACATATCAACATCGTCAGCAGTAATACCAGCCTTATCAACAACATTACGTGAAGCTTCTCCCATAATTCGTACTGCAAATTTAAACACTTCACGACCATTCATAAAGATTTTGCCATTTTCAGGGTTTAAATATAAATATTTGCCGCCGCTGCCGTCAGAACCCATTTCATAACTCATAATACCGCGTCCTTCTGAAACTTCTCCGATGACTGCTGCTCCAGCTCCGTCACCAAAAAGAATTGCAGTCGAACGATCTGTCATATCTGTAATTTTAGATAATTTATCTACACCAACGACTAAAATGTTTTGGTAATCGCCTGATGCAATGTACTGCTTAGCAGTAATTAATGAATACATAAATCCAGAACAAGCAGCAAGTTGATCCATTGTTGCTACTTTACCTAATCCTAGTCGTTCTTGAAGCATATTTGCTACAGTTGGAAATGGAAAATCACCTGTTGAAGTCGCAACGATGACCATATCTATATCTTCAGGTTTTATACCTGCATCTTTAATTGCTTTTATGCTAGCTTCATATGCAAGATCTGATGTTTCTTGGTCTTCTCCTGCCCATCTGCGTTCTTTAATTCCTGTCATTTTAGAAATCCATTCATCCGAAGTTTCTAAAAAAGTTTCAAAATAGGCATTGTCTACTACTTTTTCCGGAACATAAGTTCCGAAACCTTTAATACCCACGTCCATGGTTCTACACCTTCTTAAAAATATTTTTAATACCAGGTATTAATTTATCATATTTTTCTTTTTAAACACAAGCGCTTTAACTATCATCTGTTATGGAATTACTCATACTATTATAATATTTGAAGTTCCGTATCACAATTATTGTGATGTCAAAACCCGATTTTAATAAGGTAAAACTTTGATATTTTACTTCCATCACTATACAAAGCTATTGTTCTAATTTATAATTAAAATAAAGATAATTCTATGGAGGCACTACAGATGAGATACATTATGGTACTATTCTGGTCAGTATTGTTGCTTGAAATGGTAAACTTCGTATTAAATAGTTTAGCAGGTGGCGGCAAATTGAATTTTATTATCCCAATTTTATTTGCGGTTATCTTCACAATTGTAGTTGCAATTTTAGATGTGCTTATGAAGCCGGTTAAAAATTCAACTTCAGCGGAAGACAGCAAACAATAACATATCGACATTAAATCCGGTATTTAATACTGGATTTTTTATTTTACAAAAAATGCTGGAATCTCTTAGTTTTCTCGAGATTCCAGCATTTTGTTCTATCTTAATTTAATTGTGCTTCTTCTACTTTGAAGTTCAATTCATTATCGCCTAAATCAACTTTAACAGTTGTACCTTCTGGTAATGATTCTTTAATCATCATACGTGCTAATGGTGTTTCAATTTGACGTTGAACAAAACGTTTAAGCGGTCTTGCACCAAATTGAGGTTCGTAAGCTTCCTCACCCAACCATTTTTTCGCTGCCTCTGACACTTCAATAGAAATACGTTGATCAAGCAAACGAATATTAAGTTCTGTAAGAATTTTTTCTACAATCATACTCATATCATTAACAGATAATGGGCGGAAGAGAACAATATCATCCATACGGTTCAAAATTTCAGGTTTAAAGTATTGGTTTAAGCTTGTCATTACTGCAGATTCTGTAGTTTCAGAAATAACACCTGTTTCTTTTACTTGTTCAAGTAAAATTTGAGAGCCGATATTGCTTGTCATAATAATAATTGTGTTTTTGAAGTCAACATTACGTCCTTTAGAATCAGTTAAATGTCCTTCATCTAAAATTTGAAGCAATACGTTGAAGACATCTGAATGAGCTTTTTCAACTTCATCTAACAAGATAACTGAATATGGATTACGTCTCACAGCTTCAGTTAATTGTCCACCTTCATCATGACCTACATAGCCAGGAGGAGCTCCAATTAATCTTGAAACGGAATGTTTTTCCATATATTCACTCATATCGATTCGAATCATGTGTTTTTCTGAATCAAATAAAGAAGAAGCTAAAGCTTTAGCTAATTCTGTTTTACCTACCCCTGTAGGACCTAGGAATAAGAAACTGCCTATTGGACGATTAGGATCTTTAATACCTGCTCTGGCTCTAATAACTGCATCTGCGACTAAATCCACAGCTCTGTCTTGACCTACAACACGTTCATGCAAGATATCATTTAAGTGTAATAATTTGTCACGTTCACTTTCTACTAATTTAGTAACTGGAATACCTGTCCATTGACTGACAATATCCCCAATTTCTTCATCTGTAACAATTTCACGGATGATTCTTTCATGATCTTCGCTTTGTTCATCTTGGAAAGCATCTTCTAAATCACGCAATTCTTTTTCTAATTTCGGTATTTTACCATGTTGTAATTCAGCTGCTTTTTCCAAATCATAATTATTTTCCGCATCTTCTAAAGCTTTGCGGCTTTCATCCAATTCTGCTCGTTTTTCTTGCAGTTTTGAGATTTTTTCTTTTTCTTGTTCTACGCGAGATTGCAATGCTGATTGTTTTTCTTTCTCATTTGAAAGTTCTTCTTGCAACTCTTTTAAACGTTGTTGACTGACATTATCAGATTCATGTTTTAATGCGTTTTCTTCAATTTCTAATTGCATAACTCGACGATTGACTTGATCAAGTTCTGTCGGATTAGATCCCATTTCAGTACGGATAGTAGCACAAGCTTGGTCTACTAAATCAATTGCTTTATCCGGTAAGAAGCGATCTGTAATATAGCGATCAGATAATTCCGCTGCTGCTACTAAAGCACGGTCTTGAATTCTCACACCATGATATACTTCATAACGTTCTTTCAAACCACGTAAAATTGAAATTGTATCTTCTACATCCGGTTCAGAAACGCCTACTTTTTGGAAACGACGTTCTAACGCAGAATCTTTTTCAATATATTCACGATATTCATTCAAAGTTGTAGCACCGATACAATGCAGTTCACCTCTAGCAAGCATCGGTTTCAACATATTACCGGCATCCATGGCGCCGTCTGTTTTACCTGCTCCAACTAGCATATGCAATTCATCAATAAATAATATGATTCTGCCGTCTGAATCTTTGATTTCTTTCAATACAGCTTTTAATCGTTCTTCAAATTCACCGCGATATTTCGCGCCAGCTACTAAAGCACTTAAATCTAATTCAAAAATCGTTTTATCTAATAAAGACTCAGGCACATCTTTTTTAACAATTCGTTGTGCTAAGCCTTCAACAATTGCAGTTTTACCTACACCAGGTTCCCCTATTAATACAGGGTTATTTTTAGTTTTACGGCTCAAAATTCGTATTGTGTTACGAATTTCTTCATCACGTCCAATAACAGGATCCATGTTGCCTTGACGGACTTCTTCAACTAAATCACGTCCGTATTTTTCTAGAGCTTCATAATTTGCTTCAGGATTTTGTGATGTCACGTGATTTCCTCCTCTGACTTTCTTAATAATTTCTTTGATTACTTCATCCTTATTGCCTACAAATTGCTGAGTTATTTCATTTGTTTCAATCGCAGCAAGTAAAAGATGTTCCATAGAGACGAATTCATCATCATACGTTTCCATTATTTTTTCAGCTTGGTTAAAAAGTGTATTCGTATTATTACCAATATATTGTCCATATTGTATATTATCGCCTTTGACTGTTGCATAATGATTTAGTTTTTCTTCATATGCTTCAGAAAGTGCTACTATATCTATATTAGCGCGTTCAAGTACACTTTTAAAAAGACTATTTTCACTATTTAAAGCAGCAATCAAAACTGCTTCTGCTTCTACATTTTGCTGTTCGTGCTGTTTTGCGATTTCAATTGCACCTTGCAATGATTCTTGAACAGCATATGTCATTTTATTTGCATCCAATTTATTCACCTCTGTCGATTCAGTATACTGAGCCAAGAACCTTCTTGACTTTGACTTACTTTGACCTTAATAATAGTATAAGCTATATTCTAAGATTTTTTCAACTTATTACCCTCTTTGAATTCAAAAAAATTTAAAAAAGAAATGGGGCTGGAAAAAATAATGTTCCAGCTCCATTCCTACACTTACTTTACTATTTTATTTATCTTTTTTTAATCCCATTGTTTTAATAATTTCATCAGATAATGCTTTAACTCCTGAATATTCTAAATGAATACCATCAGGTGCAAAGTATTCACTGTGTCCTGCTGATCGGCTGTACCAATCTACTAATTTTACATTTTTATGTTTAGCTGCTGCTTCTTTCATCAAGTCATTCACGTGTTTTTCGTAATCACGTGGCACACGTGTATTTACAAGATATACATCCGCATCGCCAAATGATTTGATAACTGAATCAAGTTGATTTTTATCAAAATCACCATTTGTACCAAGTTCAATAATGACCTTGTCGCCTTTTTTATTGTAATGGCTATATTGCGAATCAATTAATGGCTTCGCTTGATACATATTTCGTCCTACTTTACCGTCGATAACAGAACGCGGCACACTTTCTTTAAAGTATTCACCAATATCTACCATGACGGAGTCACCGATTAATAACGGTTGCACATCATCATATACATCTGTACTTTCTTCCGGTTCTTCACCGCCGCCATTTCCTAGGAAATCCATTTTTCCATAAGGAATAGGTCTTACTACATATTTATCAATACTATTCGTATCAAACTGCGTCGCTTTTTCTCCTACAGTATCTTTACCGTATTTATCAAAAAGTCCAGCTAAAATAAGTACAAATGGAATTAATATAAGAAGCATTAAAACCCAACGGACAATGTTGCTTTTAGACCAATTACTAATAGATAGCGCTTTGAAGCCTTTTTTACGGAAAGGTGTTTCTACATATCGATATGAGAACTCTGCCATAGCAACTGTCAGTACTAAATCAATCAAGTAGACATAAATAGGAATTTGTCCTGCTACGAAATATCGATGTGTAAAAATAATAACTGGAAAGTGCCACAAATATAAACTGTATGAACGTTTACCTAAATAAACGAATACAGGATTACCCATAAATCGAGCCAACAATCCGGATGGATGTACGATACTTGCAATCAAGAATAAAGTAATTCCTGAAATCAAGTAAAAGCCACCATTATAAATCCAATAGCTTTGGTCATCTACATATATAAAGAGACAAACCAAAATCGCAAGCGATATCACACCAACAATATCTACCAGTGAACGAACTGCAAAAGGCGGATCTTTTTTCAATCTGTTCGGCGGCCATAAGAATGCTAATATAACACCTAGCAACAGTGTTTGCAGTCTTGTGTCAGTACCGAAATACACACGTGAAAAGTTCATTCCAGGGTGTGTTAACAATACCATCACCAACAATGAAATTAGAGAAATCACCCAAAATATCAGTGTGATTTGTTTCGGCTTTTTAATTTTATTCAATAATAAAATAAGAACTAGTGGGAAAAATAAATAAAATTGTTCCTCAATTGCGAGTGACCATAAATGTTTTAATGGTTCAAATGAGAATTGATCAAAGTAGTTTACGTCTTTTGCAATGTACCACCAGTTTGAAACATAAAAGAGTGCTGCAAAAGCATCATGTTTCACTCTTATAATTTCTTCTCTCTGCAAAATCAGAGTGACAATGGTGACGATACTGACCACAAATACCATGGCTGGTATTAAACGTTTAATACGTCTCGTCCAGAATTTTTTTAAATCAATACTTCCATTTTTCTTATACTCTATTAACAACAAACTTGTGATTAAATAACCAGAAATAACAAAAAATGTATCAACACCTAAGAAACCGCCTGCAAGCCATTGTTTATTCAAATGATAAATAATAATTCCTAGAACCGCAATCGCTCTTAACCCATCGAGTCCAGGCATGTAATTCATCTTCTTAGGCGAGTTATTGTTACTTGAACTGCGCTTCAAATTATTCATGCACTTACCTTTCTTTCCATCTTTAATTTCCGTTAACATGTGCTATGTATCTATTTAATAGGCACGTTTGCGTCATAATTACCACTTGTAATATTAATGTAATAATCTTGCAATATCAAGTCATTATATGCGATTTGAGTTAATTTTAAATCTTACAAAACCGTACATTATTTAAATTTGACTATTTTGTGATAGTTTTATTTTAAATAACAAAAGAGAAACGACACGCATTGCATTAAACTGTTTTAAAGTTTAACGTTAAGCAATGTATCGTTTCTCTTTCTAAAGTGATAACATTATTTTTAAATGTAAATTAGCTCACGCCTAAAGCAATTTTCGCATAGCGTGACATCATATCTTTATTCCATGGTGGATTCCATACAATATTAACTTCTGTTTCTTGGATTTCAGGAATCTCAGCAAGAACCATTTTGATTTGTTCAATAATTTGCGGTCCAAGCGGACAACCCATTGAAGTTAAAGTCATTTCAACTTTACATAAACCATCATCATCAAGATCTACTTTATATATTAAACCCAAATTAACGACATCTATGCCTAGCTCAGGGTCAATTACATTTTCTAATGCACCAAGAATATTATCTTTTAATGCTTCCTCCATTTCGCTCACCTCTCTAAGCAATAATTATTAATCTTAATATATCAAATATCCGACAAAACTCCAATAAAATGCTATTATTAGAATACACTGGATAAGGTGTTAAATAATAATATCTCTTCAAATGACAAGATATTATTAACTATAGACATCAATGTTTTGTTTATCACTATAAAGGCTAGAACGATAACTTGAAGAAAAGCATCATACTTTCTTTAGGCGTTCAGCCTATTTTAAAATTTGCAGTACATGCATTATTTAACGAATCCTCTCAGCATTAAGGAGATAATTTTATGGAACCATATTTAATTTGTTTAGATTTAGATGGGACATTATTGAATGATGAAAAAGAAATTTCACCTTATACTTTGAAAGTTTTAGAAAAACTTAAAGAACAAGGTCACTATATTATGATAGCAACAGGCAGACCTTTCCGTGCGAGTAAGCTATACTATGAACAATTAAACCTAAATACACCTATTGTTAATTTCAATGGTGCATTTGTACATAATCCAACTGATTCAGATGCACCTGTGACTCACGAAACACTCGATCCAGACTTAGCAGCAAGCATTATTGAATCTCTTCAAAAAATGCAGGTGAAAAATATTATTGCTGAAGTCAAAGACCATGTATATATTGATAACTTCGATCAACATCTTTTTGATGGATTCTCTATGGGCAATCCTAAAATTGAAACTGGCGATATTGTGAATCAGTTAAAAGAACCTCCGACTTCAATTCTAATTGAAGCAGATGAAGTAATGATTCCTCGTGTTAAACAAATGCTGTCTCGTTTCTACGCTGAAAGTATAGAGCACAGACGTTGGGGTGCACCATTCCCAGTTATTGAAATTGTTAAAAGGGGCATCAGTAAAGCACGTGGTATAGATAGTGTGAAAGATAAATTAGGTGTTGATCGCAATCATATTATCGCTTTTGGTGATGAAGATAACGATACGGAAATGATTAAATATGCAAAACATGGTATCGCAATGGAAAATGGATTAGATGAATTGAAACACATTGCAAATGAAGTCACATATTCTAACAACAAAGATGGTATAGGTAGATATCTTAACGATTTCTTCAGCCTCAATATCCCATATAATAATGAAACGAAAGTTTATTCAAGATAAATATATTTTCAAGTAAAAACAAGGTTTGCTTTAGTACTTAGATGAACATGTACTTTATAGTAACCTTGTCTTTTTTCTTATTCAACAGTAAATGGAGGCAAAAAAATGACCAAAATTATTATTATTGGCGGCGTAGCAGGAGGCGCAACATTTGCAAGTCAGCTTCGACGTTTAGATCCTGATTGTGATATCACTATTTTCGAAAAAGACCGTGATATTACATTTGCAAATTGCGGTCTTCCTTATTATCTAGGTAATCTGATTGACAACCGTTCTGAATTACTTAATTTTACACCTGAACAATTCAAAGAAAACAAAGGTATAACCGCAAAAGTATTCCATGAAGTCATTCAAGTTGACCCTAATAACCAGACTGTAACTGTAAAAAATTTAAAATCAGATGAAACTTTTACTGAAAGCTATGATTATTTAGTGATGAGCCCAGGTTGTCGAGCAAATCGATTACCTTTAGAAAGTAATATGGCTTTTACATTACGTAATTTAGAAGATACAGATGACATTGAATCTTACATCACTAAAAACAATGTTAAAAAAGCACTTATTATAGGCGCTGGATATATATCCTTAGAAGTCTTAGAAAACTTTTACAACAGGGGCATTCAAACAACATTGATCCATCGTTCTGAAAAAATCAATAAGTTAATGGATCAAGATATGAATAAAGTCATCTTTGATGAAATGGACGAACGTCAAATTGATTACCGATTAAACGAAGAAGTTGATTCAGTAGATGGTCAAACCGTTCATTTTAAATCTGGAAATACAGAAGACTTTGATATCATTATTGAAGGTATCGGTATCAAACCAAATACAGAGTTTTTAGAAGGCTCCGGAATTGAAGAAGATGATGCTGGATATATTCCGATTAATGAATATTTCCAAACAAACTATAGAAACATCTATGCAATTGGTGACATTGCCTCTAATTTTTATCGTCATGTGAATTTACCTACACATGTTCCGTTAGCTTGGGGCGCACATCGAGGGGCAAGCATTGCAGCAGAACATATTACTCAAACACGCAACGTCCCTTTTAAAGGATTCTTAGCTTCAAATGCAGTGAAATTCTTTGATTATACATTAACAAGTGTCGGTGTAAGCCCTTCTGATTTAAG from Staphylococcus condimenti carries:
- a CDS encoding Cof-type HAD-IIB family hydrolase, which encodes MEPYLICLDLDGTLLNDEKEISPYTLKVLEKLKEQGHYIMIATGRPFRASKLYYEQLNLNTPIVNFNGAFVHNPTDSDAPVTHETLDPDLAASIIESLQKMQVKNIIAEVKDHVYIDNFDQHLFDGFSMGNPKIETGDIVNQLKEPPTSILIEADEVMIPRVKQMLSRFYAESIEHRRWGAPFPVIEIVKRGISKARGIDSVKDKLGVDRNHIIAFGDEDNDTEMIKYAKHGIAMENGLDELKHIANEVTYSNNKDGIGRYLNDFFSLNIPYNNETKVYSR
- a CDS encoding CoA-disulfide reductase; this translates as MTKIIIIGGVAGGATFASQLRRLDPDCDITIFEKDRDITFANCGLPYYLGNLIDNRSELLNFTPEQFKENKGITAKVFHEVIQVDPNNQTVTVKNLKSDETFTESYDYLVMSPGCRANRLPLESNMAFTLRNLEDTDDIESYITKNNVKKALIIGAGYISLEVLENFYNRGIQTTLIHRSEKINKLMDQDMNKVIFDEMDERQIDYRLNEEVDSVDGQTVHFKSGNTEDFDIIIEGIGIKPNTEFLEGSGIEEDDAGYIPINEYFQTNYRNIYAIGDIASNFYRHVNLPTHVPLAWGAHRGASIAAEHITQTRNVPFKGFLASNAVKFFDYTLTSVGVSPSDLSHFDYTIVEAKQMNHAGYYPGAEPLHLRVYFENKSRKILRAAAVGKSGADKRIDILSMAMQNDMTVDELTEFESAYAPPFSSPKDIINMIGYKAQNK